In the Bacteroidales bacterium genome, CACGGCAGGGTTTTATGTTAAATGTTTTCATTATTAATTCACCGTCAACCGGGGGCTGCCAGTTGCGGAGTTTGTCTTTTTCTTCTATCTCGGTAAGTTTTTTTCTTACGATCTCGAAATTTTTCAGGTAGCGTTTTACTTTTGCCGGATTTTTTGAAGTAACATCAGCTCCGCAAAGAAGCATCAGGTCGTCGATTTCCTGTCCGGCATCAAATAAAAGTCTTCGAATTGCCGAGTCGGTAACATTTTCTTCTGTAAGCGAAATAGGCCGTAAATGAAGCTGTACTAATTTTTCAACATACTTCATTTTTTCATTCATAGGTAATTTCAGTCTTCTGAAAATTCCTGAAACCATTTTGCTTCCAATAAAATCGTGCCCATGAAATGTCCAGCCCGATTCGGTATCAAATTTTTTTGTAACCGGTTTGGCAATATCATGAAGAATGGCGGTCCATCTTAGCCACAGGTTGTCCGATACCATTGAGATTTTATCGAGAACTTCAAGTGTGTGATTAAAATTATCTTTATGTCCTTTTCCTTCCATTATTTCTATGCCACTAAGGGCAAGCATTTCAGGGAATATCAATTCAAGAAGTCCTGATCTTTTCAACAGCTCAAATCCAATGGAAGGTTTTTTGGAAAGTATGATTTTATTTAGTTCATCAGCAATTCTTTCCCTGGAAATAATGCTGATTCGTTCTTTCATTTTTAAAATGGATTCAAAAGTTTTTTCTTCGATAGTGAAATTAAGTTGTGTTGCAAATCGTATGGCGCGTAGCATTCTTAGCGGATCATCGCTGAATGTTATTTCGGCATCGAGTGGAGTGCGGATGATACCGTTTTTCAAATCTTCCAATCCATTGAACGGGTCGATTACTTCACCGAAGTTTTCCTTTTGAATACAAATAGCAAGC is a window encoding:
- a CDS encoding HD domain-containing protein translates to MKLYTNLKILDIIAEAASDIGIEAFVIGGFVRDLILKRNSKDIDIVAAGSGIDLAKRVSLKLGKDVDVKIFKNFGTAMLRYGDMDVEFVGARKESYNLDSRKPVVENGSIQDDQNRRDFTINALAICIQKENFGEVIDPFNGLEDLKNGIIRTPLDAEITFSDDPLRMLRAIRFATQLNFTIEEKTFESILKMKERISIISRERIADELNKIILSKKPSIGFELLKRSGLLELIFPEMLALSGIEIMEGKGHKDNFNHTLEVLDKISMVSDNLWLRWTAILHDIAKPVTKKFDTESGWTFHGHDFIGSKMVSGIFRRLKLPMNEKMKYVEKLVQLHLRPISLTEENVTDSAIRRLLFDAGQEIDDLMLLCGADVTSKNPAKVKRYLKNFEIVRKKLTEIEEKDKLRNWQPPVDGELIMKTFNIKPCREVGIIKEAIREAILDGIIGNTFEEAYQLMLQEGEKLGLKHS